A portion of the Fusobacterium nucleatum genome contains these proteins:
- a CDS encoding IS1182-like element ISFnu1 family transposase, producing MIKPINNNKYFKFFQPKLFYINNDIDNDDPVRLLSAILEEMDFSNLLQVFPNKTKVHPVNMFAVIIYAYSQGKYSTRDIEFLCRDSQRTQYLLNSLNVPSYSTISRFLSKASDIIYELFCQFVEKLFKLSEIPTETIYIDGTKIEAYANKYSFVWKKSTLKYKEKLEENILELIDEFNKYFNKEKELDNIFDIFSYLKKLKIQKIYGRGKRNSKEQLFLEKAQSYVEKFNKYTNYLEILGERNSFSKTDKEATFMRMKEDYMRNGQLKPGYNLQIGVISEYIASYDIFHNPADTKTLIPFLEKTKSQNIEIKNVVADAGYESFPNYEYLEKNNYVSYIKPIYYEKSKTRKYQKNLNRVENLEYDEKENRLFRKDGLELEFQYYGEDGKTIYFKNPETEKIIKYNNEFRRLSKKSKDNIESDLGKQLRMNRSIQVEGAFAVLKEDMKLRKLKVRGKNSTKREIGLFCIAYNFNKYLAKLSRKKQGVVLHPLKTA from the coding sequence ATGATAAAACCAATTAATAATAACAAATATTTTAAATTTTTTCAACCTAAACTTTTTTACATTAACAATGATATTGACAATGATGACCCTGTTAGGCTTCTTAGCGCCATTTTGGAGGAAATGGATTTTTCTAATTTATTGCAAGTTTTTCCTAACAAAACTAAGGTACATCCTGTTAATATGTTTGCTGTAATCATTTATGCTTACTCACAAGGCAAATATTCTACAAGGGACATTGAATTTCTTTGTAGAGATAGTCAAAGAACTCAATACTTGTTAAATTCGCTTAATGTTCCTAGTTATTCAACTATTTCTCGCTTTCTTTCAAAGGCTAGTGATATCATCTATGAATTGTTTTGTCAATTTGTGGAAAAACTTTTTAAATTAAGTGAGATTCCTACCGAAACTATTTACATTGATGGAACTAAAATTGAAGCTTATGCTAATAAATACAGCTTTGTTTGGAAAAAATCTACTTTAAAATATAAAGAAAAACTTGAAGAAAATATACTAGAATTAATTGATGAATTCAATAAATATTTTAATAAAGAGAAAGAATTAGATAATATTTTTGACATTTTTTCATATTTAAAAAAACTTAAAATTCAAAAAATTTATGGTAGAGGTAAAAGAAATAGCAAGGAACAACTATTTTTAGAAAAGGCTCAGTCCTATGTTGAAAAATTCAATAAATATACTAACTATCTAGAAATTTTAGGAGAAAGAAATAGCTTTTCTAAAACTGATAAAGAAGCTACATTTATGAGAATGAAGGAAGATTACATGCGCAATGGACAATTAAAACCAGGGTATAATCTTCAGATTGGTGTAATTAGCGAATATATTGCTTCCTATGATATTTTCCATAATCCAGCAGATACAAAAACTTTAATTCCATTTCTTGAAAAAACAAAATCTCAAAATATAGAAATCAAGAATGTAGTAGCAGATGCAGGATATGAAAGTTTTCCTAATTATGAATATTTAGAAAAAAATAATTATGTATCTTACATAAAACCAATATATTATGAGAAATCAAAAACTAGAAAATATCAAAAAAATTTAAATAGAGTTGAAAATTTAGAATATGATGAAAAAGAAAATAGGTTATTTAGGAAAGATGGGTTAGAACTAGAATTCCAATATTATGGTGAAGATGGAAAAACAATCTATTTTAAAAACCCAGAAACAGAAAAAATAATAAAATATAATAATGAATTTAGAAGATTATCAAAAAAGTCAAAAGATAATATAGAAAGTGACTTAGGAAAGCAACTAAGAATGAATAGAAGCATTCAAGTAGAAGGAGCTTTTGCAGTATTAAAAGAAGATATGAAACTGCGCAAGTTAAAAGTTAGAGGTAAAAATAGCACAAAGAGAGAAATAGGACTATTTTGTATAGCCTATAATTTTAATAAATATCTTGCAAAATTAAGTAGAAAAAAGCAAGGAGTAGTATTACATCCATTAAAAACAGCTTAA
- a CDS encoding alanyl-tRNA editing protein, producing the protein MENIKVNIKKISDKTYEILTSPFYVDGKGGQLGDRGTIFDANIVEVKENLVILDKDLEDGEYSYFINEKRREDIRQQHTAQHIFSAEAYNNFGLNTVGFRMAEEYTTVDLDQKDISKEIIDKLEELVNKDIKADIVIEEEIYTNEEAHKIENLRKAIKDKIKGDIRFIKIGNIDICACAGFHVSRTSEIEIFKLINYENVKGNYTRFYFLAGERAKADYNKKHDIIKKLTNVFSCKDDEILEMLDKSLAEKAKIATELKSLSIKYTELMVKDFENTFIEYKEHKILIYNEDENLANILVKFVNLDKFLLLSGYDKSFSLNSNIYDCKAIILNITKSFPTIKGGGGKNKGNIKLDKTYSRNELIELIKKGIDEQ; encoded by the coding sequence ATGGAAAATATAAAAGTAAATATAAAAAAAATTTCTGATAAGACTTATGAAATTTTAACTTCTCCTTTTTATGTTGATGGTAAAGGTGGTCAATTAGGGGATAGAGGAACAATTTTTGATGCAAATATTGTTGAAGTAAAAGAAAATTTGGTTATCTTAGATAAAGATTTAGAAGATGGAGAGTATTCTTATTTTATTAATGAGAAAAGAAGAGAAGATATAAGACAACAACATACAGCACAACATATTTTTTCAGCTGAAGCTTATAATAATTTTGGATTAAATACTGTTGGTTTCAGAATGGCTGAAGAATATACAACTGTTGATTTAGATCAAAAAGATATTTCAAAAGAAATTATAGACAAATTAGAAGAATTAGTGAATAAGGATATAAAGGCAGATATTGTCATTGAAGAAGAAATATATACAAATGAAGAAGCACATAAAATTGAAAATCTTAGAAAAGCTATTAAAGATAAAATAAAAGGTGATATAAGATTTATAAAAATTGGAAATATTGATATCTGTGCCTGTGCAGGATTTCATGTTTCAAGAACTTCTGAAATAGAAATTTTTAAACTTATAAACTATGAAAATGTTAAAGGAAATTATACAAGATTCTATTTCTTAGCAGGTGAAAGAGCTAAGGCTGATTATAATAAAAAACATGATATAATTAAAAAATTGACTAATGTATTTTCTTGTAAAGATGATGAAATTTTAGAAATGCTAGATAAATCTTTAGCAGAAAAGGCTAAGATAGCAACAGAACTAAAATCTTTAAGCATTAAATATACAGAACTTATGGTAAAAGATTTTGAAAATACTTTTATTGAGTATAAAGAACATAAGATTTTAATATATAATGAAGATGAAAACCTAGCAAATATATTAGTTAAATTTGTGAATTTAGATAAATTTTTATTGTTAAGTGGTTATGATAAAAGTTTTTCTTTAAATTCAAATATTTATGATTGTAAGGCAATAATTTTAAACATTACAAAATCTTTTCCTACTATAAAAGGTGGAGGAGGAAAAAATAAAGGAAATATAAAACTTGATAAAACATACAGTAGAAATGAACTAATAGAATTAATTAAAAAAGGAATTGATGAACAGTAA
- a CDS encoding metallophosphoesterase family protein, translating into MKIVHCSDLHLGKRFSGNKDYVKKRYMDFFNAFATFIDKVEEIKPDVCLIAGDIFDKKEINPDILSKTEYLFKKLKDNVKKDIIAIEGNHDNSRILEESWLEYLQEQNILKVFYYNKDFEEKNYLKIDDINFYPVGYPGFMIDEALTKLSEKLNPQEKNIVVVHTGISGSTDTLPGLVSTSILDLFKDKTIYIAGGHIHSFTTYPKEKPYFFVSGSLEFSNIRNEKSDKKGFILFDTDTLNYEFIELEHRKRIKKDFSYSNFSNLENEFENFVKELNLTGEEILVISVSLNNNDYINTENLENIAEKNGALKTHILIKNILNIGTSEENNSDLSINELEKNLINTWNISEIEKFSKSFDRLKELFSNDDRDSFLELFDKTLEVNEDDN; encoded by the coding sequence ATGAAAATAGTACATTGTTCAGATTTACATTTAGGTAAAAGGTTTAGTGGAAATAAAGACTATGTCAAAAAAAGATATATGGATTTTTTTAATGCTTTTGCAACTTTTATTGATAAGGTAGAGGAAATAAAACCTGATGTATGTTTGATTGCGGGAGATATTTTTGATAAAAAAGAAATTAATCCTGATATACTTTCTAAAACTGAATATCTATTTAAAAAACTAAAAGATAATGTCAAAAAAGATATAATAGCTATTGAGGGAAATCACGATAATTCTAGAATTTTAGAAGAGTCTTGGCTTGAATATCTACAAGAACAAAATATTTTAAAAGTCTTTTACTATAATAAAGATTTTGAGGAAAAAAATTATCTAAAAATAGATGATATAAATTTTTATCCAGTAGGCTATCCTGGTTTTATGATAGATGAAGCCTTGACTAAACTTTCTGAAAAATTAAATCCCCAAGAAAAAAATATAGTTGTAGTTCACACTGGAATTTCAGGAAGTACAGACACTTTGCCTGGACTAGTTTCAACTTCTATATTAGATTTATTTAAAGATAAGACTATATATATTGCAGGTGGCCATATACATTCATTTACAACTTATCCAAAGGAAAAACCTTACTTTTTTGTTTCAGGTTCTTTGGAGTTTTCTAATATTCGAAATGAAAAATCTGATAAAAAAGGCTTTATCTTATTTGATACAGATACTTTAAACTATGAATTTATAGAGTTAGAACATAGAAAAAGAATAAAAAAAGATTTTTCATATAGTAATTTTTCAAATTTAGAAAATGAGTTTGAAAATTTTGTTAAAGAATTGAATTTAACAGGTGAAGAAATCTTAGTTATTTCTGTATCTCTAAATAACAATGACTATATAAATACTGAAAACTTAGAAAATATTGCAGAAAAGAATGGAGCTTTAAAAACACATATTCTAATTAAAAATATTTTAAATATAGGAACTAGTGAAGAAAATAACTCTGATTTAAGCATAAATGAATTAGAAAAAAATTTAATAAATACTTGGAATATCTCTGAAATTGAAAAATTTTCTAAAAGTTTTGATAGACTTAAAGAATTATTTTCAAATGATGATAGAGATAGTTTTTTAGAATTGTTTGATAAAACTTTGGAGGTGAATGAAGATGATAATTAA
- a CDS encoding transglycosylase domain-containing protein: MKKILILLLKLIGALFIIGVIGVFAIIIKYRLELPNIQSMVEDYKPQMATIIYDKNNNVVDTLSVESREIAKLENISPYVKEAFLSIEDKQFYSHHGLNFRGITRAIVTTFLKGRPTQGGSSITQQLAKNAFLTPERTFSRKVKEAILTYQIERTYTKDEILERYLNEIYFGSGSYGIRNAAEQYFKKDVKDLNIAEAALLAGIPNRPTKYDPNRNLENALYRQKIILKEMYTDGRITKEQYDEALAYKFELENEENIKNVPKNTSIIYNKRTKNTYKNPELTTIVEDYLAEIYDEEQIYTSGLKIYTTIDLEYQKVAKETFNSYPYFKNKEINGAMITLDPFTGGIVSIVGGKNFKAGNFDRATMARRQLGSSFKPFVYLEALQNGFDPYSVVVNDFVAFGKWAPKNFDGRYTYNSTLVNSLNLSLNVPAVKLLDAVTVEAFKEAIGDNVKLTSEVKDLTAALGSVDSTPVNVAANFSIFVNGGYIVKPNIIREIRDNQDILIYVAEIEKTKAFDSVDVSVITAMLKTVVSNGTASKARVVDKTGKPIQQGGKTGTTNEHRTAWFVGITPEYVTACYIGRDDNKPMYGKATGGSAVAPMWAKYYQTLINKGLYTPGKFEFLENYLETGDLVKQNIDIYSGLLDGPNSKEFTVRKGRLQVESAGKYKNGIASVFGLDGNVTDGAGIDMSEGMIIDTEIEEGTVTEGGTGEGTTQTLNTNTTTSTEGNIPPVQNNTSNKDEDSLTDRLLGD; the protein is encoded by the coding sequence ATGAAAAAAATACTTATTCTTTTATTAAAACTTATAGGAGCATTATTTATCATAGGAGTGATAGGAGTTTTTGCAATAATTATAAAATATAGGTTGGAATTACCAAATATACAAAGTATGGTTGAGGACTATAAACCTCAAATGGCAACAATAATCTATGACAAAAATAATAATGTTGTGGATACTCTTTCTGTGGAATCAAGAGAAATTGCTAAACTTGAAAATATTTCTCCCTACGTAAAAGAGGCTTTTTTATCTATTGAAGATAAACAATTTTATTCTCATCACGGGTTAAATTTTAGAGGGATAACAAGAGCAATTGTTACAACTTTTTTAAAAGGAAGACCAACACAAGGTGGAAGTTCTATAACTCAACAATTAGCTAAAAATGCTTTTTTGACACCTGAAAGAACATTTTCAAGAAAAGTAAAAGAAGCAATTTTAACTTACCAAATAGAAAGAACTTATACAAAAGATGAAATCTTAGAAAGATACTTAAATGAAATATACTTTGGTTCAGGTTCTTATGGTATAAGAAATGCGGCAGAACAATATTTTAAAAAAGATGTTAAAGACTTAAATATTGCTGAGGCTGCTTTACTTGCTGGAATTCCGAATAGACCTACAAAATATGACCCGAATAGAAATTTAGAAAATGCTTTATATAGGCAAAAAATTATTTTAAAAGAAATGTATACTGATGGAAGAATTACAAAAGAGCAATATGATGAAGCCTTAGCATATAAATTTGAATTAGAAAATGAAGAGAACATAAAAAATGTTCCTAAAAATACTTCAATTATTTATAATAAAAGAACTAAAAATACATATAAAAATCCTGAACTTACAACAATAGTTGAAGATTACTTGGCAGAAATTTATGATGAAGAACAAATCTATACTTCTGGATTAAAGATTTATACAACTATTGACTTAGAATATCAAAAAGTAGCTAAGGAAACTTTTAATAGCTATCCATATTTTAAAAATAAAGAAATAAATGGAGCTATGATTACTTTAGACCCATTTACTGGTGGAATAGTATCAATAGTTGGTGGAAAGAATTTTAAAGCTGGTAACTTTGATAGAGCAACTATGGCAAGAAGACAATTAGGATCATCATTTAAACCATTTGTATATTTAGAAGCTTTACAAAATGGTTTTGACCCTTATTCTGTTGTAGTAAATGATTTTGTTGCTTTTGGAAAATGGGCACCTAAAAACTTTGATGGTAGATATACATATAACAGTACACTTGTAAATTCATTAAATTTATCTTTAAATGTCCCAGCAGTAAAATTATTAGATGCTGTAACTGTTGAGGCTTTTAAAGAAGCTATTGGAGATAATGTAAAATTAACATCTGAGGTTAAGGATTTGACTGCTGCACTTGGTTCAGTTGATAGTACTCCTGTAAATGTTGCAGCTAATTTCTCTATCTTTGTAAATGGTGGTTACATAGTAAAACCTAATATCATAAGAGAAATTAGAGATAATCAAGATATACTTATCTATGTTGCAGAAATAGAGAAAACAAAAGCTTTTGATAGTGTTGATGTAAGTGTTATAACTGCTATGTTAAAAACAGTTGTAAGTAATGGTACTGCATCAAAAGCAAGAGTTGTTGATAAAACAGGTAAACCTATACAACAAGGTGGAAAAACAGGAACAACAAACGAACATAGAACAGCTTGGTTTGTTGGAATTACTCCTGAATATGTAACTGCTTGTTATATTGGTAGAGATGATAATAAACCTATGTATGGTAAAGCAACTGGAGGAAGTGCTGTTGCACCTATGTGGGCTAAGTATTATCAAACTTTAATAAATAAAGGATTATATACACCAGGAAAATTTGAATTCTTAGAAAACTATTTAGAAACTGGTGACTTAGTAAAACAAAATATTGATATCTATTCTGGTTTATTAGATGGACCTAATAGTAAAGAATTTACTGTTAGAAAAGGTAGACTTCAAGTTGAAAGTGCTGGTAAATATAAAAATGGTATTGCCTCTGTCTTCGGTTTAGATGGAAATGTAACTGATGGAGCAGGTATTGATATGTCTGAAGGAATGATAATTGATACTGAAATTGAAGAAGGTACAGTTACAGAAGGAGGTACTGGTGAGGGAACAACTCAAACTCTTAACACAAATACTACTACTTCAACAGAAGGAAATATTCCACCTGTTCAAAATAACACTTCTAATAAAGATGAAGATAGCTTGACAGATAGACTTTTAGGAGATTAA
- a CDS encoding cold shock domain-containing protein, producing the protein MKGTVKWFNKEKGFGFITGEDGKDVFAHFSQIQKEGFKELFEGQEVEFEITEGQKGPQASNIVVIK; encoded by the coding sequence ATGAAAGGTACTGTAAAATGGTTTAACAAAGAAAAAGGATTTGGATTTATCACAGGAGAAGATGGAAAAGATGTTTTTGCACACTTTTCTCAAATTCAAAAAGAAGGATTTAAAGAATTATTTGAAGGACAAGAAGTAGAATTTGAAATTACTGAAGGACAAAAAGGACCTCAAGCTTCAAATATCGTTGTTATTAAATAG
- a CDS encoding ATP-dependent DNA helicase translates to MSNLNKKQFEAVETVNGPVVIIAGPGTGKTKTLVERTVNILINKEVEAKKIMITTFTNKAAKELELRINERLEELNKNIDISDIYLGTMHSIWTRLIQENITYSNFFDNFELMSGDYEQHFFIYSRLKEYKKLEDYQKFFDNLSYNENKYRSDWQKSSFLRNKINDLNENAIDIESIQTTDIYINFIKAAYKLYEKQLFENNIVDFSYLQVEFLNMLLNNADFLEKINNNFDYIMVDEYQDSNKIQEKILLFISKNKKNICVVGDEDQSIYRFRGASAENILNFSKHFNNDECKCIVLEENYRSVNDIVEFNNNWINAINWYGNRFEKNIVSMRLDNILNKSVFHISGTTSDENIRNTVTFIKKLKQSNKITNYNQIAVLFSHFKDRSAKKLEDALKKENIEVYSPRTKVFFEMYEVKLTFGVILACFKKYFPEETLNIYLLECLDLARLEIRKDNEFLAWIKEKIENISEYSFYSLNEIFYELLSFSYYKNVLKEESPIEARANHNLTILSKIFKNFQKYVHSKKISIEDDFSIIKYFFTKYLEILKQSRVDEIFSEEDYPNDCIPFLTIHQSKGLEFPVVIVFSLYSKPNVSGDLSRQTSIDRLINSNSKISEIDKEYFDFYRKFYVAFSRAKNLLVLSCYEKGLSENFKSFFYSVRGVNSLQFDINQINLDEVSKKDERRILSYTTDIALYRYCPMKYFLVREKEYSTFDKKVFNLGIITHKAIEHINKSFLQKQEIFSDNYIENIVKNIYKFQNIDLDNNVERIINIVKKYIKDEKDNFKYIKKVEASEFRVEDNYILYGQIDLILEDENEIKIIDFKTGKYNEFEFSSNYRQQLSLYKLLLQKKYDKEIKTYLYYLEEDEPKKEILIDDEDLKEDLENINKTVQDILDKKFPKIPYNQNICGICEFKNYCWGIQ, encoded by the coding sequence ATGTCAAATTTGAATAAAAAACAATTTGAAGCAGTTGAAACTGTTAATGGTCCTGTTGTAATAATAGCAGGACCTGGAACAGGTAAAACAAAAACTCTTGTTGAAAGAACTGTAAATATCCTTATAAATAAAGAAGTAGAAGCTAAAAAAATTATGATTACTACTTTTACAAATAAGGCTGCTAAAGAATTGGAACTTAGAATAAATGAAAGATTGGAAGAATTAAATAAAAATATAGATATAAGTGATATATACTTAGGAACTATGCATTCTATATGGACAAGACTTATACAAGAAAATATCACTTATTCTAATTTTTTTGATAACTTTGAGCTTATGAGCGGAGATTATGAGCAACACTTTTTTATTTATTCAAGATTAAAAGAATATAAAAAATTAGAAGATTATCAAAAGTTTTTTGATAATCTTTCTTATAATGAGAACAAATATAGAAGTGATTGGCAAAAGAGCTCTTTTCTTAGAAATAAAATAAATGACTTAAATGAAAATGCAATAGATATTGAAAGTATACAAACTACTGATATCTATATAAACTTTATAAAAGCTGCTTATAAACTTTATGAAAAACAACTTTTTGAAAATAATATAGTTGATTTTTCTTATCTACAAGTAGAGTTTTTAAATATGCTTTTAAATAATGCTGATTTTTTAGAAAAAATAAATAATAATTTTGACTATATTATGGTTGATGAATATCAAGACAGTAATAAAATCCAAGAGAAAATATTACTTTTTATTTCAAAAAATAAAAAAAATATTTGTGTTGTAGGAGATGAAGATCAATCTATATATAGATTTAGAGGAGCAAGTGCAGAAAATATTTTAAACTTCTCTAAACATTTTAATAATGATGAATGTAAATGCATAGTATTGGAGGAAAACTATCGTTCAGTAAATGATATAGTTGAATTTAATAATAATTGGATTAATGCTATTAATTGGTATGGAAATAGATTTGAAAAAAATATAGTATCAATGAGATTAGATAATATTTTAAATAAAAGTGTTTTTCATATTTCTGGAACTACCTCAGATGAAAATATCAGAAATACTGTGACTTTTATAAAAAAATTAAAACAAAGTAACAAAATTACAAACTATAATCAAATAGCAGTTTTATTTTCACATTTCAAAGATAGATCTGCCAAAAAATTGGAAGATGCTTTAAAAAAAGAAAATATTGAAGTTTATTCTCCAAGAACAAAAGTTTTCTTTGAAATGTATGAAGTAAAATTAACTTTTGGTGTAATTTTAGCTTGTTTTAAAAAATATTTCCCAGAAGAAACACTTAATATATATTTATTAGAGTGTCTAGATTTAGCAAGGTTAGAAATTAGAAAAGATAATGAATTTTTAGCTTGGATAAAAGAAAAAATTGAAAATATTTCTGAATATAGTTTTTACTCTTTAAATGAAATTTTTTATGAATTATTAAGTTTTTCTTATTATAAAAATGTTTTAAAAGAAGAAAGTCCTATTGAAGCTAGAGCTAATCATAATCTGACCATACTTAGTAAAATATTTAAAAATTTTCAAAAGTATGTACATTCTAAAAAAATAAGTATTGAAGATGATTTTTCTATAATTAAATATTTTTTCACAAAATATTTGGAGATCTTGAAACAATCAAGGGTTGATGAGATTTTTTCTGAGGAAGATTATCCTAATGATTGTATTCCATTTTTAACTATACACCAATCAAAAGGTTTAGAATTCCCAGTAGTTATTGTATTCTCATTATATTCTAAACCTAATGTAAGTGGAGATTTATCAAGACAGACAAGTATAGATAGACTTATCAATTCAAATTCTAAAATTTCTGAGATAGACAAAGAATATTTTGATTTTTATAGAAAATTCTATGTAGCTTTTAGTAGAGCAAAAAATTTATTAGTTTTAAGTTGCTATGAAAAAGGCTTATCTGAAAATTTTAAATCTTTTTTCTATTCAGTTCGTGGAGTAAATAGCTTACAATTTGATATTAACCAAATAAATTTAGATGAAGTTAGTAAAAAAGATGAAAGAAGAATTCTATCATATACAACTGATATTGCACTTTATAGATATTGTCCTATGAAATATTTTTTAGTGAGAGAAAAAGAATATTCAACTTTTGATAAAAAGGTATTTAATTTAGGGATAATAACTCACAAGGCAATAGAACATATAAATAAATCATTTTTGCAAAAACAAGAGATTTTTTCTGATAACTATATAGAAAATATAGTAAAAAATATTTATAAATTTCAAAATATAGATTTGGATAATAATGTTGAGAGAATAATAAATATTGTTAAAAAATATATTAAAGATGAAAAAGATAATTTTAAATATATAAAAAAAGTTGAAGCCTCTGAATTTAGAGTTGAAGACAATTATATTCTATATGGGCAAATAGATTTAATTTTAGAAGATGAAAATGAAATTAAAATTATAGATTTTAAAACAGGAAAATATAATGAATTTGAGTTTTCTTCTAATTATAGGCAACAATTATCACTATATAAGTTACTTCTTCAAAAAAAATATGATAAGGAGATAAAAACTTATCTATATTATTTGGAAGAAGATGAGCCTAAAAAGGAAATTCTTATTGATGATGAAGATTTAAAAGAAGATTTAGAAAATATAAATAAAACAGTTCAAGATATTTTGGATAAGAAATTTCCTAAAATTCCATATAATCAAAATATCTGTGGGATTTGTGAATTTAAAAACTATTGTTGGGGGATACAATGA
- the rlmN gene encoding 23S rRNA (adenine(2503)-C(2))-methyltransferase RlmN, producing the protein MKNEKINILNLTQEELTELLVSLGLKKFYGKEVFIWLHKKITRSFDEMTNLSLKDREILKEKTYIPFFNLLKYQVSKIDKTEKFLFELEDGGTIETVLLRHKDSKNKEIRNTLCVSSQVGCPVKCSFCATGQSGYMRNLSVSEILNQIYTVERRLRKKGENLNNLVFMGMGEPLLNIDNLSKALSIISNENGINISKRKITISTSGVVSGIEKILLDKIPIELAISLHSAINEKRDKIIPINKNFPLEDLSAVLIEYQKQTKRRITFEYILIDNFNISETDANALADFIHQFDHVVNLIPYNEVEGAEHTRPSVKKINKFYIYLKNVRKVNVTLRQEKGSDIDGACGQLRQRNKKGDN; encoded by the coding sequence ATGAAAAATGAAAAAATTAATATTTTAAATTTAACTCAGGAGGAGCTAACAGAGCTTTTAGTATCTCTAGGATTAAAAAAATTCTATGGAAAAGAAGTCTTTATTTGGTTACATAAAAAGATTACTAGAAGTTTTGATGAAATGACTAATCTTTCTTTAAAAGATAGAGAAATCTTGAAAGAAAAGACTTATATACCATTTTTTAACTTATTAAAATATCAAGTTTCAAAAATAGATAAGACAGAAAAATTTTTATTTGAGTTAGAAGATGGAGGAACAATAGAAACTGTTCTTTTAAGACACAAAGACTCTAAAAATAAAGAAATTAGAAATACACTTTGTGTTTCATCACAGGTTGGTTGTCCTGTAAAATGTAGTTTCTGTGCAACAGGACAAAGCGGATATATGAGAAATCTATCAGTAAGTGAAATTTTAAATCAAATTTACACAGTTGAAAGAAGACTTAGAAAAAAAGGTGAAAACTTAAATAATTTGGTATTTATGGGAATGGGTGAGCCTCTTTTAAATATTGATAATTTATCTAAGGCACTTAGTATAATTTCAAATGAGAACGGAATTAATATTTCAAAAAGAAAAATTACAATTTCAACTTCTGGTGTAGTTTCAGGTATAGAAAAGATTTTATTGGATAAAATTCCAATAGAACTTGCAATTTCTTTACATAGTGCTATAAATGAAAAAAGAGATAAAATTATACCAATAAATAAAAATTTTCCTTTGGAAGATTTATCAGCTGTTTTAATTGAATATCAAAAACAAACAAAGAGAAGAATTACTTTTGAATATATTTTAATTGATAATTTTAATATTTCAGAAACAGATGCAAATGCTCTCGCTGATTTTATACATCAATTTGACCATGTTGTAAATTTAATACCATATAATGAAGTGGAAGGTGCAGAACATACTAGACCTTCTGTAAAAAAAATAAATAAGTTCTATATCTATCTAAAAAATGTCAGAAAAGTTAATGTAACTTTAAGGCAAGAAAAAGGTAGTGATATAGATGGAGCTTGTGGACAACTTAGACAAAGAAATAAAAAAGGGGATAACTAG